From the Rhinopithecus roxellana isolate Shanxi Qingling chromosome 5, ASM756505v1, whole genome shotgun sequence genome, the window TCACCAAAGGGAGGTCACAAAAGAAACTGTCTACTTCATTGGGTCCACAGAAGGGCAGATTCACTGTAAATGCTAACTGACTCAGAGCATGGAAGATGCCGACGATCCAGGAAAGTATCACAAGCCCAACACACATTCTCCGGCTCATGATAGTTAGGTAACGTAGAGGCTTACAGATAGCCACATACCTATCAAAGGACATGGAGATCAGCAGTACAATCTCAGCACCTCCTAAGAGATGTAGGAAGAATATCTGCGTCATGCAGCCTTCAAAAGAGATGCCTTTGTGTTCACTGAGGAAGTCTGCAATCATTTTGGGGGTGGCAAATGAGGCCAGGGACATGTCAATGAAGGAGAGATTGCCCAGCAGAAAGTACATGGGGGAATGAAGGTGTGACTCTGATGCAATGGTGACCACAATAAGAAGGTTCCCCAGCACAGTGGCTGCATAGACTATGGAGAAAAACAGGAAGTAGAAAATCTGGAGTTCTAAAGAACTGGACAGACCCCGTAGTATGAATTCAGTTACCACAGACTGATTGCTCCAGGCCATTTGCTCTGATTTCTGGAAGGACTCTAGCATTTCCAGCTGGGAGGAGAACTAGGGAAAAATACAGCAATCAAACTCAAAGTGGGATTTTTGCATGGACTAATTTAGCGGCAGCCCACCATCAGATAGTTCCCTGTTGTCTCGTTTCTGGACTCACAGTGAccaaatatttttcccaatagCTTTTCCAGATATTTCAAATGATTCagttaaatattgttttttatgACTTAGCAATTTGTTTTacaagtaaaatacaaatattcataaaagaaataaaaattaacgGTTTCAAATATTTACTCCTCAGttgtgaaatactttttaaatttcacagcTTGCTGACAGCAGATTTTTGAAAGAAACGGGAGTGAAGACCTTTTTCAAACCTCATGAAGGGTGAAAGACTGACAAGGAATAGTTGAGGATCAAAGCTTACTATTAGTGTGAACACAATAGTGGGAAGGGTGTGGGCACTGGTCTCTTGCAGTGGCTAGGAAACAGGAATCAAACATGAGGGGAGGAAAATGGCTACAGAGAAACATCATCTCAATTTTCTAATGGAGATTGTCTAGAATAAAAGTGAAATgtcccggcgcagtggctcacacctgtaatcccagcactttgggaggctgaggcgcacagatcacgaggtcagttgTTCGAGAcaagtctgaccaacatggtgaaaccctgtctctactaaaaatacagaaattagccaggcatggtggcaggcgcctgtaatcccagatactcaggaggctgaggtaggagaatcggttgaacccgggaggcaggggttgcagtgagccaagatcgtgccactgcactccagcctggtgacagagtgagactctgcctcaaaaaaaaaaaaaaaaaaaaaaaaaaaaaagtgaaattgccTCTATTTATTACTTCTTTATTTCAGTTATACAGCTATTATGAATGACACTTGATGTATGTCACCAATGCCATACATTTTTCAGAGGCTAATGAACATGTTCTGGTTAAAGCCTGAAGTACTCATACAtttctaagtatattttaaatagaaagacTGTTAAATACCATGCTGCCAGAAGCcagacatttttcaaatgctAGAAATTATCGATTTCACAGAAGctgtttgaaacaaaaataaactcttcCTGTTTCCAGAGTTTACATGGTGCAAATGTTGAGACAAATTTACATCAGACAGAAGATAGTAATGAATTTAGAAGTTATGCAATATAACATACCTCAAAAGTTGTAACTTGGCTGATTAAGGAAATCTCTCTTGCACTGAGATCTGAGATTTACAAAATGCACTGAAAGCCAATTGAAATGATGTGAACTCAAAATTCATGACAAAACCTTTTCATCTTTCTACTAATCcaagcatttgtttttcttttcttctcaaacCTCTGTTGTAACTGTATAGTCTAAACAAAGTGTTCTAAGACCAAACCCAATTTACTCATTCAACTACCTACTGTTCTTTGgctttctattaaaaattttgtggcctttggaaaacaaataaacaaaaaaaccttcacatTGTTCTTCTAGCTTTACCCATCCcagaaacttttaaatttctttcgcACTCACCTACCTGATATTTAAACAGATGTCTCTAGCACAGCTCTCATTTAAATTGGTGTACCACAAATAACAGTGACCTGAGAGTCAGAAAATGGGAACTGAAATCTTGTCCTTCGAGTGTGGGATCAAGTAATTTACTGAGTCAACCGATGCTTCCAagtcttcatatgtaaaatagggGTGTTGATCTAGATAATTTTAAGATCCTTTCCACACACGTAATGTAATACTCAACCAACTCCTGAAAGCAAGGACAACTGCTTCACAGTGAAGTTAGGTGAATCCCTTGCTTAATTTCTGGGGAAAGGAGGCTGACAGTCCTTGAGACCTTTGTATTTATGACAGCTGTATtgatatgaaataattttgtgaATTACATGGCAAGAAAAAGACCAGCTGCTGCTTGGGGAATATACAAATGTTCAAGTTGCAGTGGGAGTTATTAAAACTTTCAAGTTCGTTTGACCGTATTTAAAGGTGAATTACAGAATGCATGATTGCTCGTAAATGTTTCATGTACAAGGTATGGATGTGATTGGCtgggaaaatataaagaataatgtGTATCTTGGACCACAGCAAAGACAAGACAAATAGTATCTATTATTTGACTTATGAGGCTACAAGTGTTactgaagaaagagagagaccctctcatattgttttatattgttttatactcagtacctgttttaagaaaaaacagaagtaaaaccaaagacaggcagcccagCGCCAGGcccaaaaccaggcctgggcctccctggcctaaacccagtagttaaaaatcaactcataacttagaaactgatgttattcatagattccagacattgtatagaagaacattgtgaaactccctgccctgttctgtttctctctgaccactcgtgcatgcagcccctgtcacgtaccccctgcttgctcaaatcaatcacgaccctttcatgtgaaatctttagtgttgtaagcccttaaaagggacagaaattgtgcacttggggagctcagattttaaggcagtagcttggcgat encodes:
- the LOC104673108 gene encoding LOW QUALITY PROTEIN: olfactory receptor 4K3-like (The sequence of the model RefSeq protein was modified relative to this genomic sequence to represent the inferred CDS: inserted 1 base in 1 codon), which encodes MAWSNQSVVTEFILRGLSSSLELQIFYFLFFSIVYAATVLGNLLIVVTIASESHLHSPMYFLLGNLSFIDMSLASFATPKMIADFLSEHKGISFEGCMTQIFFLHLLGGAEIVLLISMSFDRYVAICKPLRYLTIMSRRMCVGLVILSWIVGIFHALSQLAFTVNLPFCGPNEVDSFFCDLPLVIKLACVDTYILGVFMISTSGMIALVCFILLVISYTIILITVRQXSSGGSSKALSTCSAHFTVVTLFFGPCIFIYVWPFTNFPVDKVLSVFYTIFTPLLNPVIYNLRNKDVKYSMRKLSSHIFKSRKTDHTP